One genomic window of Candidatus Neomarinimicrobiota bacterium includes the following:
- a CDS encoding response regulator, which yields MNILLVDDDPEIQFLTKFVLEQTGEFDVTGVESIDKAKVMLTEMVFEGILLDVMLPDGSGIDMYEEIQDNPEIDVPPVVFLTGKDAGEIFQKIRSLGAAGFIQKPFNPANLAEQVRSILRPD from the coding sequence ATGAATATATTACTGGTGGACGACGACCCGGAAATTCAGTTTTTGACAAAATTCGTATTGGAACAGACCGGCGAATTCGATGTTACCGGAGTTGAGTCCATCGACAAGGCGAAGGTCATGCTCACGGAAATGGTTTTTGAGGGGATCCTTCTGGATGTGATGCTCCCGGACGGCAGTGGCATCGATATGTATGAAGAAATACAAGATAATCCGGAGATCGATGTACCACCGGTGGTTTTCCTGACGGGGAAAGATGCTGGTGAGATCTTTCAGAAGATCAGGTCACTTGGCGCGGCCGGTTTCATCCAAAAGCCGTTTAATCCGGCAAATCTGGCAGAACAGGTTCGTTCAATCCTGCGGCCAGATTGA
- a CDS encoding HEAT repeat domain-containing protein: protein MPYTLFHSKVAIQLLSRMAVILLILTIPGDAYSGKAPEKLTSIQSSDLYAQHVHALNDSASGESEDSSKAGDAHKGKTFFGQKDLLDSDRFWDLNYTDRILFTLGVSILVLLLFVVIFAFVTIGFRIKNIRKEKRWKQLEATWEPLLIRVLAGDEALQELHAKVRKPDRLRFVDFLMRYTQHFRGEELDILTDLARPYLPLVERQCRDRSSEVRARAVNSLSTLGFQEYKTKIVNALDDPSPLVAMIAARALMRKDEPELAEHVLHRLHRFIHWSINYLSSMLADVGAAIAPTLRSIFSDKEYSVKTRAVCADALRQIHDFEAAAIARDVLSKETDRDVCAAALRLLDAVGLPEHLPAIRKSTDSPDFVIRAQAYRALGNIGGKAEIPVLESAMGDQEPWVAIKAAYGILAAGGERRLIEIAQSGGEQATLAKQVLLESDA, encoded by the coding sequence TTGCCATACACCTTATTTCATTCTAAAGTCGCGATTCAATTACTCAGCCGAATGGCCGTGATTTTGCTCATCCTCACAATACCGGGGGACGCCTATTCCGGAAAAGCTCCCGAAAAATTAACTAGTATCCAGTCTTCCGACCTGTATGCCCAGCATGTACATGCGCTGAACGACTCCGCATCCGGAGAATCGGAAGACAGCAGTAAAGCCGGAGATGCTCACAAAGGCAAAACTTTCTTTGGACAAAAGGACCTCCTTGATTCCGATCGATTTTGGGATTTGAACTATACCGATCGAATTTTATTCACCTTGGGAGTTTCGATACTCGTATTACTACTCTTTGTGGTGATTTTTGCTTTTGTGACCATTGGGTTCCGTATTAAAAATATCCGAAAGGAAAAACGTTGGAAGCAATTAGAAGCAACCTGGGAACCACTGTTAATCAGGGTGCTGGCGGGCGATGAGGCGCTGCAGGAACTCCACGCAAAAGTACGCAAGCCCGATCGGCTCAGATTTGTCGACTTCCTGATGCGTTATACCCAGCACTTTCGTGGGGAGGAACTGGATATCCTCACAGACCTGGCTCGTCCCTATCTGCCACTGGTTGAACGCCAGTGCCGGGATAGATCCTCGGAAGTCCGTGCCAGGGCGGTGAATTCACTCAGCACGCTCGGTTTTCAGGAGTATAAAACAAAAATAGTAAACGCGCTCGACGACCCGTCTCCGCTGGTAGCAATGATTGCCGCCCGGGCGCTGATGCGGAAAGACGAACCGGAACTGGCAGAGCATGTGTTACACAGGTTGCATCGGTTTATACACTGGAGCATCAATTATTTGTCATCGATGCTGGCAGACGTGGGCGCCGCTATTGCTCCGACTCTTCGGAGCATCTTTTCCGACAAGGAATACTCGGTGAAGACGCGCGCTGTGTGTGCCGATGCCCTGAGACAAATCCACGATTTTGAGGCAGCGGCCATAGCCAGAGATGTCCTGTCCAAAGAAACCGATCGCGACGTATGTGCGGCAGCGTTACGATTACTGGATGCGGTAGGTCTGCCGGAACATCTTCCTGCCATTCGCAAATCAACCGACTCCCCGGATTTTGTAATCAGGGCACAGGCATACCGGGCGTTGGGTAACATTGGCGGAAAAGCAGAAATTCCAGTTTTGGAGTCCGCTATGGGTGATCAGGAGCCATGGGTTGCCATCAAGGCGGCATACGGAATTCTTGCTGCCGGAGGTGAACGCCGGCTTATTGAAATTGCGCAATCCGGCGGGGAACAGGCAACACTGGCAAAGCAGGTTTTGTTGGAGTCGGACGCATGA
- a CDS encoding YaiO family outer membrane beta-barrel protein, translating to MKLTRGLLFWVGIIILTTSNPVYGQDVNVDSLFAEARDAAFEQENRELARQLSMRALEISPAYHEIRIFLGRLYAWDSQYEQAEKQLQRVLAADPGNTDARGALLDVYIWSEQYTEVLETARSGLRRNPVNEKFLYSKSLALSKTGEPRQAIITLNTLLQVEPSHERGLTLFKLLQEQQALYEVSLSYRYDRFQSADGPWNLICTDQNRDPWHTVNAEINRRFGFGPAIFRVHQASRFGQNDWQAEFDLYPSIRQGTYAYLNVGFAGADLFPEYRFGGELYQSLPKAFEVSLGLRYMKFTASDVAVYTMSAGKYWGNYWLNFRTYLTPKAVSFSRSAIFTARRYFRDAENYIGLTFSLGESPDLLLSAGEANNLSARAIQINGHWKMGAMYALKWNVSFANEEWQTEQYLKNCGIELGLSRQF from the coding sequence ATGAAGCTAACACGCGGGTTACTGTTCTGGGTGGGTATTATAATTTTAACAACCTCAAATCCGGTATATGGGCAGGATGTCAATGTAGATTCGCTTTTCGCGGAGGCCAGAGATGCCGCGTTCGAGCAAGAGAACCGGGAATTGGCGAGACAGCTCAGTATGCGGGCACTGGAGATAAGTCCTGCATATCACGAGATCCGGATTTTCCTTGGGAGACTTTATGCGTGGGACAGCCAATACGAACAGGCGGAGAAACAACTCCAGCGTGTACTTGCCGCAGATCCTGGTAACACAGATGCCAGAGGCGCTCTATTGGATGTCTACATCTGGTCGGAGCAGTATACGGAGGTATTAGAAACGGCCAGAAGCGGATTACGCCGTAATCCGGTGAATGAAAAATTTCTGTACAGCAAATCGTTGGCATTGAGTAAGACCGGAGAACCCCGTCAGGCAATTATTACGCTGAATACTCTTTTACAGGTGGAGCCATCACATGAGCGGGGATTAACACTGTTTAAATTACTGCAGGAACAGCAAGCACTGTATGAGGTTTCCCTGAGTTATCGGTATGATCGGTTTCAAAGCGCTGATGGTCCGTGGAATTTAATTTGTACCGATCAGAACAGGGACCCGTGGCACACGGTGAACGCAGAGATCAACCGGCGATTTGGGTTCGGCCCTGCGATTTTTCGGGTACATCAGGCGAGTCGCTTTGGGCAAAATGACTGGCAGGCGGAATTTGATCTTTACCCGAGTATCAGACAGGGTACGTATGCCTATTTGAATGTGGGATTTGCGGGCGCGGATCTGTTCCCGGAATATCGATTTGGCGGTGAACTGTATCAGAGTCTCCCTAAAGCGTTCGAAGTTTCATTGGGGCTGCGGTATATGAAATTTACCGCCTCGGATGTTGCCGTGTATACAATGTCTGCAGGGAAATACTGGGGAAATTACTGGTTAAACTTCCGCACGTACCTTACGCCCAAAGCGGTCTCGTTTTCCCGGTCAGCCATTTTCACTGCCCGTCGGTATTTCAGAGATGCAGAAAATTATATCGGACTCACCTTCTCGCTGGGCGAATCACCTGATTTGTTGCTGAGTGCCGGGGAAGCGAATAATTTGAGTGCACGGGCTATCCAGATAAATGGTCACTGGAAAATGGGAGCCATGTATGCTCTCAAGTGGAATGTGAGTTTCGCAAATGAAGAATGGCAGACAGAACAATATCTGAAGAACTGCGGAATCGAACTTGGCTTATCGAGACAATTTTAA
- a CDS encoding peptide deformylase, which produces MQRLIVIKGEDEFLTLINPEIHYREDQYQLEEGCLSLPGIQVNVTREYLLKVTVIGISGNSLEFEAKGFPARIIQHEVDHLDGVLIIDHASTIERQLLERQLRELSQGRAPIG; this is translated from the coding sequence TTGCAGCGGTTAATTGTGATCAAAGGTGAGGATGAATTCCTCACCCTGATCAATCCGGAAATCCATTACCGGGAGGATCAGTACCAGCTGGAGGAGGGCTGCCTGAGCCTGCCGGGGATCCAGGTCAACGTAACCAGAGAGTATCTCCTCAAGGTGACGGTTATAGGTATTTCGGGGAATTCCCTGGAATTCGAAGCGAAAGGCTTCCCGGCGAGGATTATCCAGCACGAGGTGGACCATCTGGACGGAGTACTGATTATCGATCATGCTTCCACGATTGAGCGGCAATTACTGGAACGGCAGCTGCGGGAGTTGTCGCAGGGGAGAGCGCCCATTGGATGA
- a CDS encoding redoxin domain-containing protein, giving the protein MAEGGCARPTGARVGEAPREPEVEQATQPKEKTMKQAQVGKPAPDFEAPAYHNGEFTQTKLSDYLGSWTLLCFYPGDFTYV; this is encoded by the coding sequence ATGGCTGAAGGTGGTTGTGCCAGGCCAACCGGTGCGCGCGTTGGTGAGGCACCCCGTGAACCAGAAGTTGAACAGGCAACTCAACCAAAGGAAAAGACCATGAAACAGGCACAAGTGGGAAAACCGGCCCCCGATTTCGAAGCCCCGGCGTATCATAACGGCGAATTCACCCAAACAAAACTCAGTGATTATCTCGGGAGCTGGACGCTGCTCTGCTTCTATCCCGGCGATTTTACCTATGTCTGA
- a CDS encoding redoxin domain-containing protein gives MWEEHELSKMVEGGIPWKMASDGSGNVGKVYGVYDEDAGVELRGRFIIDPDGVIQGMETLTPPVGRNMEETIRQVQAFQHVRESGGTEATPAEWKPGKMTLKPGPEMVGKIWEVWKPNGE, from the coding sequence ATGTGGGAAGAACACGAATTATCCAAGATGGTCGAAGGTGGGATTCCATGGAAAATGGCGTCGGACGGTTCCGGTAACGTCGGCAAAGTCTACGGCGTATACGATGAAGACGCCGGTGTAGAACTCCGGGGACGGTTTATCATCGATCCGGATGGTGTAATCCAGGGAATGGAGACGCTCACCCCACCTGTCGGACGTAACATGGAAGAAACGATCCGTCAGGTGCAGGCCTTCCAGCATGTACGTGAAAGCGGAGGTACTGAAGCCACCCCCGCCGAATGGAAGCCCGGCAAGATGACCCTGAAGCCCGGCCCGGAGATGGTCGGTAAAATCTGGGAAGTTTGGAAGCCGAATGGAGAGTAG
- the cfa gene encoding cyclopropane fatty acyl phospholipid synthase → MAKSQKQFEGLLEQAGIHLNGENPWDITVRDDRVFRRVLAEGALGLGESYMDGWWECEALDEFFYRILKTGLHSKVRGNWKFYWHFMKAKLLNLQRSNRAYQIGEHHYDRGNDLFEAMLDKRMNYSCAYWQNAENLDEAQEAKLELICRKLELEPGMEVLDLGCGFGSFAEYAAEEYGVEVTGVTVSKQQKQWFEGHRDPSLPVEIKLLDYREVEGAYDRVLSIGFFEHVGYKNYRTYMKTVDRCLKDDGISLLHTIGGNVSSVTTNQWTAKYIFPNGMLPSIMQIGKSMERLFVMEDWHNFGPDYDTTLLAWHRNFEEAWPELQQNYSERFHRMWRYYLLSSAGGFRARHTQLWQVVMTKVGRPQPESRVDIPESELTTNWEEVPAKNQR, encoded by the coding sequence ATGGCGAAATCACAGAAGCAGTTCGAAGGACTATTGGAACAGGCTGGGATTCATCTCAACGGCGAAAATCCCTGGGATATTACAGTCCGGGATGACCGCGTATTTCGACGGGTGCTGGCCGAGGGAGCCCTGGGACTGGGCGAATCCTACATGGACGGGTGGTGGGAATGCGAGGCGCTGGATGAGTTTTTCTACCGGATATTAAAGACCGGACTTCACAGTAAAGTCCGCGGCAACTGGAAGTTCTACTGGCATTTTATGAAAGCGAAATTACTGAATCTTCAGCGCTCAAATCGTGCCTATCAGATCGGCGAGCATCATTACGATCGCGGGAATGACCTGTTCGAGGCTATGCTGGATAAACGGATGAATTATAGTTGTGCGTACTGGCAGAACGCCGAAAATCTGGACGAGGCACAGGAAGCCAAACTTGAACTCATCTGTCGAAAATTGGAACTGGAACCGGGAATGGAGGTGCTGGACCTCGGATGTGGCTTCGGTTCATTTGCGGAATATGCCGCGGAGGAATACGGCGTAGAGGTGACTGGTGTCACCGTCTCCAAACAGCAAAAGCAGTGGTTTGAAGGACACAGAGATCCCTCGTTGCCGGTTGAGATTAAACTTCTGGATTACCGGGAGGTCGAGGGTGCGTACGACCGGGTGCTCTCCATCGGATTTTTCGAGCACGTGGGCTATAAAAATTACCGGACTTACATGAAAACGGTGGATCGGTGCCTCAAAGATGACGGAATTTCGCTGCTGCATACCATCGGCGGGAATGTCAGTTCCGTCACAACCAATCAATGGACGGCAAAATATATTTTCCCCAATGGAATGCTCCCGTCGATCATGCAGATCGGCAAATCCATGGAACGGCTGTTTGTCATGGAAGACTGGCATAACTTTGGTCCGGATTACGATACCACCCTGTTGGCCTGGCACCGGAATTTCGAGGAAGCGTGGCCGGAGTTGCAGCAGAACTACTCCGAACGCTTCCACCGGATGTGGCGGTACTATCTGCTCAGCAGCGCCGGCGGATTTCGCGCCCGGCACACCCAGCTCTGGCAGGTGGTGATGACGAAGGTCGGGCGACCGCAGCCAGAGAGCAGAGTCGACATCCCGGAATCTGAATTGACCACCAACTGGGAAGAAGTACCGGCAAAGAATCAACGCTGA
- a CDS encoding alpha/beta fold hydrolase has translation MNQEIKFCNSFDGTRIGYATSGSGLPIMMTTNWLSHLEFDWDSPVWNHWLTELSEQHTLVRYDQRGCGLSAWETNDLSLDALVKDLEAVVDALGLEKFPLLGICSGAPAALAYTVRHPDKVSHLILHGAFGLQKQQNVSPERREQIQSMLGLMKSGWGQDNPAFRQFFSTLFMPEATSEQMDWYNELQRRSTSPDIAVKILKMVVSLDVSELLGKVEVPALVLHSRGDAVVSFEQGCEIAAAIPDARFVALESQNHILLEDEPAWDRFLTEFYAFIGGKSEQKNPENTDNIFPELTPREREVLDLIARGDSNSQIAEQLFISPKTVGNHINRIFSKLQVSDRAKAIVLARESGLG, from the coding sequence ATGAACCAGGAAATCAAATTCTGTAACTCCTTTGACGGGACCCGAATCGGATATGCGACCTCCGGGAGCGGGCTGCCAATTATGATGACCACGAATTGGCTCAGTCATCTGGAATTCGACTGGGACAGCCCGGTCTGGAATCACTGGCTTACCGAACTGTCGGAGCAACATACACTGGTCAGATACGACCAGCGCGGCTGTGGTTTATCGGCATGGGAGACGAATGACCTGTCTCTGGATGCGTTAGTCAAAGATTTGGAAGCAGTGGTGGACGCTTTGGGTCTCGAGAAATTTCCGCTCCTGGGCATTTGCTCCGGGGCGCCGGCGGCACTGGCATACACCGTCCGGCATCCGGACAAGGTCAGCCACCTGATTCTCCACGGCGCATTCGGTTTGCAAAAGCAGCAAAATGTCTCCCCGGAGCGACGCGAACAAATCCAGTCCATGCTGGGACTGATGAAAAGCGGCTGGGGGCAGGACAATCCGGCGTTTCGCCAGTTCTTTTCCACCCTGTTCATGCCGGAGGCCACCTCCGAGCAGATGGATTGGTACAACGAACTCCAGCGCCGATCCACCTCTCCGGATATTGCCGTCAAAATCCTGAAGATGGTCGTAAGCTTGGATGTCAGTGAATTGCTTGGGAAGGTAGAAGTCCCTGCGCTTGTTTTGCATTCCAGGGGAGACGCGGTGGTTTCGTTCGAGCAGGGATGTGAGATCGCGGCGGCAATCCCGGATGCCCGGTTTGTGGCGCTGGAAAGTCAGAACCATATATTGCTGGAAGATGAACCGGCATGGGATCGCTTTCTCACGGAGTTTTACGCATTCATCGGTGGAAAATCAGAACAGAAAAACCCGGAAAATACTGATAATATCTTTCCAGAGCTCACGCCACGCGAAAGAGAAGTACTCGATCTTATTGCCAGGGGAGACAGCAACTCCCAGATTGCTGAGCAGTTGTTTATCAGTCCGAAAACCGTCGGAAATCACATCAACCGGATTTTCAGTAAACTCCAGGTCAGTGACCGTGCGAAGGCCATTGTCCTTGCCCGGGAATCCGGTCTCGGGTAG
- a CDS encoding isoprenylcysteine carboxylmethyltransferase family protein gives MKRYFVLAYGIICYAAFLVTFLYTVGFLGDFIVPKTINAGPAVPLAYAIVLDALLVCLFGIQHSGMARRGFKRLLTRVLPRSMERSTYVLFTCAVLGLLFWQWKPIPVVVWNINLPWIRWVITGIYGAGWVVVLVSAKLISSGHLFGLKQVRAYVRGKELQSPEFQTPGFYRYVRHPLMVGFLMVFWATPTMTAGHLLFATLMTSYILAGIQFEERDLISQFGERYRKYRKQVPMLIPLTKQTQEN, from the coding sequence ATGAAGAGATATTTTGTTTTGGCATACGGTATCATTTGCTATGCAGCATTTTTAGTGACCTTTCTGTATACCGTCGGATTTCTCGGCGATTTCATCGTGCCAAAAACGATTAATGCCGGCCCGGCGGTGCCGTTGGCGTACGCAATAGTTCTGGATGCGCTTTTGGTCTGTCTCTTTGGAATCCAGCACAGCGGCATGGCCCGCCGGGGATTTAAACGGCTGTTGACCAGAGTACTTCCGAGGTCCATGGAGCGCAGCACGTACGTATTGTTTACCTGTGCTGTCCTTGGACTGCTGTTCTGGCAGTGGAAACCGATCCCGGTGGTGGTGTGGAACATTAATCTCCCATGGATCCGTTGGGTGATTACCGGAATCTACGGGGCCGGATGGGTTGTCGTACTGGTCTCAGCAAAACTCATCAGCAGCGGGCACCTCTTTGGACTTAAACAGGTTCGAGCATACGTCAGGGGAAAAGAACTGCAGTCGCCGGAATTTCAGACCCCGGGCTTTTACCGATATGTGCGCCATCCGCTGATGGTCGGATTTCTCATGGTATTCTGGGCGACGCCCACCATGACAGCAGGGCACCTTTTATTTGCCACGTTGATGACGAGTTACATCCTCGCTGGTATTCAATTCGAGGAGCGGGATTTGATCAGCCAGTTTGGCGAGCGGTATCGAAAATATAGAAAACAGGTGCCGATGCTTATTCCCCTTACTAAGCAGACACAAGAAAATTAA
- a CDS encoding OsmC family protein has protein sequence MENTQVETKVPGLETNGEISMRNRQEPLKQRYREAPGEAKIVDWAGTVGGTDPDAVHGEIDFGHSTGGAEDDALYPWGNPGDEEYDVQLETGIHRAVGGDHDLPNPGNLLCAALATCLHSTIRMIANYMQIPLQELEVKVSSMADVRGTLRVDPDVPVQFQQMRAYITIQAADGVPQKAVKKLLKASEYSCVNLQTLRNGVAVETEYEFGE, from the coding sequence ATGGAGAATACACAAGTTGAAACAAAAGTTCCGGGGTTAGAAACCAATGGTGAAATCAGTATGCGAAACAGGCAGGAGCCCCTCAAACAGCGCTACCGGGAAGCGCCAGGCGAGGCAAAGATTGTGGACTGGGCGGGAACGGTTGGCGGAACCGATCCCGATGCTGTGCACGGGGAGATCGACTTCGGCCACTCCACAGGCGGCGCCGAAGACGACGCGCTCTATCCCTGGGGAAATCCGGGGGACGAGGAGTACGACGTGCAATTGGAAACCGGGATTCACCGCGCGGTTGGCGGAGATCATGACCTGCCGAATCCGGGGAATCTGCTCTGTGCGGCGCTGGCGACCTGCCTGCACTCGACTATCAGAATGATCGCAAACTATATGCAAATACCTTTGCAGGAGCTGGAAGTGAAGGTCTCCTCAATGGCAGATGTCCGTGGCACCCTGCGTGTCGACCCGGATGTGCCCGTCCAGTTCCAGCAGATGAGGGCGTATATCACCATTCAGGCTGCGGATGGTGTCCCGCAAAAAGCAGTCAAAAAATTGTTGAAAGCGTCCGAATACAGCTGCGTGAATTTACAAACATTGCGCAATGGGGTTGCCGTAGAGACGGAATATGAATTCGGCGAATAA
- a CDS encoding HAMP domain-containing histidine kinase, which yields MKLRIKILLIVVGILALSLAALTVPLYWYTRSALETEFDQQMLTLLRLANEQTDPTLLATLDEEPDLPTIRMRLADQVRPFVIGGVRGIGFFSRDGNQLVAAGREFPEMSLLKKSVSGMKGTAESTETQVSEIFPIREGRYVKFAISPVHLENAETVYGVIWGEIQFLTFFTQLAGTLFWIALMAIVVAGVLGVLFARNLVRPVEKLATYASAISKNLSTPQVTLDRKDELGELSKALNEMHAEIRENEERNRELLSGIAHEIKNPLGGLEIYTGLLREDLAPDSEYAEYFRNISTSLSSLKHSVSSYLDYARPGKSNLKIITLSEVIRDVQHLVQPDLRGKNIQLHCNGDAKVRADESKVRRALLNVLNNSIESISESGKISITVTEEEDQVCLKISDTGSGIAPEDKESIFEPYFTTREKGYGLGLPIVKNMVEEMDGTIFVRSEVGQGTTVTMRFPGVKADE from the coding sequence ATGAAACTCCGTATCAAAATATTACTCATTGTCGTCGGCATTCTAGCACTCAGTCTGGCGGCGTTAACTGTCCCGCTCTACTGGTACACGCGATCGGCTCTGGAGACGGAATTCGATCAGCAGATGCTGACGCTGCTCCGCCTGGCTAATGAACAGACTGATCCTACACTCCTTGCAACGTTGGACGAGGAACCGGATTTGCCAACCATTCGCATGCGACTCGCCGATCAAGTCCGTCCGTTTGTCATTGGCGGCGTTCGGGGGATCGGGTTTTTTTCCAGAGACGGCAACCAGCTGGTTGCCGCTGGCAGGGAATTCCCGGAAATGTCGCTATTGAAAAAATCAGTGTCCGGGATGAAGGGGACCGCTGAGTCGACTGAGACACAGGTCTCGGAAATTTTTCCCATTCGGGAGGGACGGTATGTCAAATTTGCCATCTCCCCGGTTCATCTGGAAAATGCGGAGACCGTTTACGGCGTTATCTGGGGAGAGATTCAGTTTCTCACGTTCTTTACCCAGTTGGCAGGCACCCTGTTTTGGATCGCATTGATGGCAATTGTCGTTGCCGGTGTACTTGGGGTTCTGTTTGCCCGAAATTTGGTCCGACCAGTGGAAAAATTGGCGACCTATGCCAGTGCCATCAGTAAAAATTTGAGTACACCGCAGGTAACACTGGATAGAAAAGACGAACTTGGGGAACTGAGTAAAGCGTTGAACGAGATGCATGCAGAAATCCGGGAAAACGAGGAGCGGAACCGGGAACTCTTATCCGGTATTGCCCATGAGATTAAAAATCCGCTGGGCGGACTGGAAATCTATACCGGACTGCTCCGGGAAGACCTGGCACCGGACAGCGAGTATGCGGAATACTTTCGGAATATCTCAACATCTCTGAGCAGCCTGAAACATTCAGTCTCCTCGTATCTGGATTACGCCCGACCAGGAAAAAGCAACCTGAAAATCATCACGCTTTCCGAAGTCATCCGTGACGTGCAACATCTCGTACAACCTGATCTGCGCGGCAAGAATATTCAACTCCATTGCAACGGCGATGCGAAAGTCCGGGCGGATGAATCGAAAGTACGGCGGGCCCTGCTGAATGTATTGAACAACAGTATCGAATCGATATCTGAATCGGGCAAAATTTCGATAACAGTTACCGAAGAAGAGGATCAGGTCTGCCTGAAAATATCTGATACTGGATCCGGTATCGCGCCGGAGGACAAGGAATCGATTTTTGAGCCGTATTTTACCACCCGGGAAAAGGGCTATGGCCTCGGTTTGCCCATCGTAAAGAACATGGTTGAGGAAATGGATGGCACGATTTTCGTAAGAAGTGAAGTCGGACAAGGAACAACTGTGACCATGAGATTTCCGGGGGTAAAGGCAGATGAATAA
- a CDS encoding sigma-54 dependent transcriptional regulator — protein sequence MNNSEMRILVIEDDETMRSGIETVLRKSGYTIESAADGNTGSRLYRETQPELVITDLKLPGKSGMDLLQEFKASNPDVPVILISAYGTIDIAVNALKLGARDFIAKPFTIDELRTKVEHVLEGTVRSDAEGKNVFHEMVGTTPVMQELFGKIRDVARVDSPVLITGESGSGKELAARAIHRESHRSSEKFLAVNCGALTETLLESELFGHEKGAFTGAVQQHNGVFEQADHGTIFLDEVGEISPRMQVKLLRVLQNHTFHRVGGGEEIQVDIRVIAATNQDLKEGIRQDNFREDLYYRLNVVPLYIPPLRNRTDDIPALVRRITQEKSSLLGRQLPEWTESAVEKLQNYAWPGNIRELENFLERLLVFNRTDRITARDIYLDDLQDRDTLPDGSLPEVLESTEYKMILNALKKAGGVKQQAARLLGINTSTLYYKMEKYGIQDEASS from the coding sequence ATGAATAACTCCGAAATGAGAATTTTGGTGATCGAAGATGACGAAACCATGCGATCCGGCATCGAAACCGTGTTGAGAAAATCCGGATATACCATCGAAAGCGCGGCAGACGGAAATACCGGAAGTCGCTTGTATCGCGAAACACAGCCCGAACTGGTAATTACGGATCTCAAACTCCCAGGGAAAAGCGGTATGGATCTGTTACAGGAGTTTAAAGCCTCTAATCCGGACGTTCCGGTCATCCTGATCTCGGCGTACGGTACTATTGACATCGCGGTGAATGCATTGAAACTGGGCGCCAGGGATTTTATTGCCAAGCCGTTTACCATCGATGAACTGCGAACGAAGGTGGAGCATGTGTTGGAAGGAACGGTGAGGAGCGATGCGGAGGGAAAAAACGTATTCCATGAGATGGTCGGCACAACACCTGTCATGCAGGAACTGTTCGGGAAAATCCGGGATGTGGCCAGAGTTGATAGTCCGGTGTTGATTACCGGGGAAAGCGGATCGGGGAAGGAACTGGCAGCCAGAGCTATTCACAGGGAGAGCCACCGAAGTAGCGAAAAATTTTTGGCAGTGAACTGCGGTGCACTCACAGAGACACTGCTTGAAAGCGAACTATTCGGCCATGAGAAGGGTGCCTTTACCGGGGCGGTACAACAACATAATGGAGTGTTTGAACAGGCGGATCACGGAACGATATTTCTGGATGAAGTCGGAGAGATCTCGCCCCGGATGCAGGTGAAATTACTCCGGGTGTTACAGAATCATACCTTTCATCGGGTTGGCGGTGGAGAAGAAATACAGGTGGATATCCGCGTAATCGCTGCAACAAATCAAGATTTGAAGGAGGGAATCAGGCAGGATAACTTCAGAGAAGATCTGTATTACCGCTTGAATGTTGTGCCGCTGTATATCCCGCCACTCCGAAATCGAACGGACGATATTCCGGCACTGGTCAGACGGATTACGCAAGAAAAATCGAGTCTGCTTGGACGACAGTTACCCGAATGGACAGAATCTGCGGTGGAAAAATTACAAAATTATGCCTGGCCCGGGAATATTCGGGAGCTGGAAAATTTTCTGGAGCGCCTGCTAGTATTCAACCGGACGGACAGGATTACTGCACGGGATATCTATCTGGATGATCTACAAGATAGGGACACTCTGCCAGATGGTTCTTTGCCGGAGGTGTTGGAATCTACGGAATACAAAATGATCCTGAATGCACTGAAAAAAGCAGGCGGCGTTAAACAGCAGGCAGCTCGTCTGTTGGGAATCAACACCAGCACACTTTATTACAAAATGGAAAAGTACGGAATTCAGGATGAAGCAAGTTCATAA